Within the Gigantopelta aegis isolate Gae_Host chromosome 8, Gae_host_genome, whole genome shotgun sequence genome, the region CTGTCCCCCGAGGGTCCCGCCACAGGAGTGAGTCTATATCCACTCCACCCATACCCGCAATAGCTCAGTTATGGAAAAACCTTTCCCCCTCCCAAGAGCAACGCTTTCACGGCACCCCGCATTCCATCCAGGTACACCCCATTTCCTTTGCTCGACAGATGCACTCCATCATTCCTGAACAACTCCAACTCTTTTACGGTCACAGCGGGGTGCCCaatcactgccccccccccccccccccctctgcaAGGACCAGTGCTTTTACTGCACCGTTTACCCTTTTCCGAGCTTTGTCCACCTGCTTTGGATGTTCCGCTCCATGCCAGTAGAGGCGCGGCAACATATTCGACCAAATGATCCTTACAGAGGGAAGTAGTGACCTCAGTCGCAAAACTGAACAAGTAATCTCCTGGATAAGGACCCTGTTTTTTACCGTAACCATATCATTGGACCCCAGTTGCAAGATCATGGAATTAGGTGGGGTTTGATGTTGCAACTTGCCCAAGATAAACTGATCCAACTGCGACCACCGCATTCCCCTATTCCCATACCATTTTACGCATATACCCGCCTGTTGTAACCCTAGGTTACCTCCACCTGGTCTGGTTTGCGCCTGGATTCCCGCCCAATGTACAATTGACGATCCTATAATCCACACTTCATGCCTACCTACAATCAATAAATTTACATTGACAAATTACTTATGTGGAAAACCGAATATACCTTTTGTAAGCCCCTGAACGCCAACGGCCCCACAGCTTGATGGTTTCCTCGGGTACACCCCTTGCCGCCGCCTCCGTTGCCGCTCCTATTCTAAAACTATGTGATTTGTAACATTGGCCGTTGCTATTTATAAACTGTAATGTCCGTTTGAGAATGGAGTTAAACTGGTATCTGGTTACAGATACCCCATTGTAATGGGTCAGCAGCTGGGGAGAACCGGTCTTATTTCTTGACTGCAAATATTTGTATACCCCCAGAACTGGACAGATGTTCTCATTTTTGAATCTTTCCAGATACAGTAAATAGCCGTTACCCCTTTGGTCATTCTTAGATTTTCTTATGAGAAGCTTTACCCGATATGGCAGATGTTCCCCCAGTCTGAAAATTAAACTAACATCATGTACCCCAACAGCCCTGTTTGAAATGTCACCTCGTGTAGCAGATGTTATTTCCCCCACACGTAGGAATGCAAAAAAGGCCAACTTAAAAGCTGTTGCAAAGAGCTCAGTCTCGAACTGAGACGAACAAACATGTGATAATGCTGCCACGATCTTCTCTAAGACTGGCAAAGTGATGGGGCTTCGTACATCCAGTCTAGTATTCCCCCTACTAAATCCCTCCAGGAGCTTTGAAATTACAAAGTGCTTTGTCGGGTCCCCATACCCATTTAATCTATGCCAGTTACTTAATCCGCTAATGTAGGTTCGAACGGTGGATGGTGATAATTGTTCCAGAGACAGATAAGCAATAAAGTGGATTAAGTGTTCTAAAGGTACTGGCCATAATGGAGACAAATTAAATTGCAGTCTAAACTTTTCTAGCCGCTTCTCTGCAGTTTTGTAGGTGTTCCATGTCTGACTTGCCatagaattttttaaaagcctATTTGCCTCTGCTGTCAAAGCTGCCAAACCTGTGGAGGTATCTTGGCGGGAATCCAGTCGGCTTCTGGTGTCAGCTTCCGGAACTTGTCCCACTgacaacgagaaatagcatctGCTATTACATTCTTTTTTCCCGCAATGTGTACggcttttaacaaaatgttctttCGCAAAGTTATCAGGACCAATTTCCTTAATAATGTCATTACCATGGCACATTTAGACGTTTTCTTATTGATCACAACTACTACTGCCTCATTGTCAATGTGAAATAGCAACTTTTTGTTCTGCAGCCTGTTGCCCCAAATTGTTACTGCTACAACCACTGGGAAGAGTTCCAAAAATGTTATGTTTCGAAGCAGCCCCATTTTCCACCATTCCGTAGGCCAAGATCCATATGCCCAATGACCCCGGAAGTAAACACCAAATCCCTTTTCTCTCCCTCCCGCACTATCAGTGAAAAATTCCAGCGAGTCACTACTTGTCCAGAACAAATCAGGCATGACAGTGACCCCATTGTAGTATTTCAAGAAGCCTAACCATAGGTCCAAGTCAGCCTTGATACCTTGAGTAACCCGGATATTGTGGTGTGGTTTTGTAACCCCTCTTGTTGCATCAATCATGCGCCTAATAAAAGCCCGACCTGGTTTTACCACTTGGCATGCAAAGTTCAATGACCCAATTAAtgactgtaatgtttttaatgtgattttctttttctgtaaaatagcAGTTATGAGTTGTGTCAAATCCCATAGTTTTCTCTCTGGTAGTTGTAAGACCATATTTTGTGTGTCTATTTCGATGCCCAGAAAAACCAAGAGTGTACTGGGGCCTTCAGTTTTCTCTACCGCGATTGGAACACCTAACCTGGAACATGCATTCTGAAAACTTTCCATTACCATGTGACATTCATTTGATCCCCTCCTGCCCGCAAAAAGAAAATCATCTAGGTAATGTAAAACCACTGGTGACTTGTGCACACACTGCTTTTCAACTTCCCACTGAATAAAGGTAGAAAATTTCTCAAATATTGCGCAGCTGATTGACGCCCCCATAGgcagacatttgtcaaagtaataTCTGCCGTCTATTTTAAAACCTAGAAGCTCAAAATCTCCTGGACTTACTGGTAGTAGCCGAAAAGCAGATTTTATATCAGATTTTCCTAGCAAGGCTCCCTTTCCTAGCATCTGAATTTTTTGCACTGCCTCATCGATGTTTGCATAATGCACAGAACAAAATTTAGGGTCGATGTAGTCGTTTACTGATGCTGCATTGGGATATGACAGGTGGTGGATAACTCTAAAATCTCCATCATTTTTTGGAACTAACCCCGGAGGTGAAATTCTCAAAGTTTTTATTGGACGCTCTGGAAATGGTCCTGCCACCCTACCTAATGAAAtctctttttcaatttttaccCTAAGTATGTCAGGGGCCTGCGTTacactttttaaattatttgcctCTGTTGCCTCCCTTGGCCCctgatattttaatgtaaaacccTCTGTAAAGCCTTCTATCAATTCCTGTGCTGCTATCTTATCTGGATAATCTTGTAACTGCTGAGCCAAATTATATGTGTGAATCGGGGATTTTCCTAATGTGTAAAGGTCCTTACAGCTTACACTGCATAGCTGGGTGGCGTCCACCACATTTTCCGCATAAGTGCATGAACTTGCACCTGGCAAAGGAACATTTTCCTTTGTTGAACCCCCAGCATGTTCTGACCCCACTCCCGACGGGGCTAGTCCCTTGGGTTGCCCGAAAGGGCTGGTTGGACTGCCCGCTGGTGCTTGCCTGGCCCACTCCCATTTGCCTAACACCCCCGACACCTGACATGCATAGAAGCCACAGCTCGTTATCAATAACCCCCCCGTGAATTTTCTGGGTGTCTAGCCTTTTTTATCCGAAATTGTTCGTTGTACCACGGCCAAGACGAACTTCTATTAGCCAACATCATTATGTCCCTCATGTATTTCAACAACTGTTGAGCCTCCTGGGAGCTCCGTTCCAACAGCACACTCATGAAAATCATGAATGCCGATATCCATGCAATTATGGACGTAAATGACCCGGTTTTAGCCTGGTTCTTTATGACCAGCTTCCCCCCCTCAAAAACAAGCTCGCCTACACCCCCTTGACTGGCTTCCATTTCCTGAGTGGACTTGTTAAACAAGCACAAATCTACATATTGCCCTTCCCAAATTTTTTCCCTTAATTTTTGGGGAATGTGTATCCCGATCCCGTCAAATACACTTACATGGGGGACAACCTCGATCGCAGGAACCTCAACATGGGGCAAAAAAACAGACTCACCCGTTGTCCCATGTCGGCCGGCGCCAGTTTCAAACTGGATGGAAGTTTCCCCGCCCCGGGCTCTTCGATCCACCTCGATCCGTTCTTCCTCTCTCATGCTTTGCCCGTCATCTCGTTGTTCTTCCCGAAACCTTGGTGCGCCGTCATCTTTTTCTGTCCTCCTTTGTCCCTCAATTTCGATCCGTGCCTCACGCGGCTGCGGCTCCGAAGTCGATCGATATCGCGCCGGCTGGGCGATCCTCCTCTTCGCTCTCCCGGTAGTTGCTTGAACAGccacttttcttttcttattacCTGGCATGATGCTAGATGGTCTTGTTTTCACTCTGGATGGCGTTCGATTAATTCgtgataaaattttaaaaactagctGTCGTGATGGCTGATCGATGGGAGAGGCTGATATTTCTATGTGTTGCGCTTATATAGCTAGTATCAATCTATGCATTTAAAGTTATCTCCCTTAGTTTGAAAGGGGGCGCTTTTTATTGGGTCTCAACCCCTAGTTAACTTTAAcgtagatatatttttctgccaTTAAATGGGATTATTTGGTATTACAAATAATCTGTCttaactaacccactatcctggacagacatcccagatagctgagatgtgtgcccaggacagcgtgcttgaaccttaattggatataagcacgaaaataagttaaaatgaaaaaaaaaatgaaatgaacaacgattaatgccagtgaccagatttcaaaataaactccggcaacaggtagttagtattgtttccatttttgctattagtgatagCTGTTATTTTAACTTAGTGGACTgctgtcttggcatgtgagtgagatcgcacgccttttcgcataGCCAAAACCGGTTTAATGCACACAAAAAAGAGGTtataaaagaattttttttaccctcttataagttgaccccccaagttataaaagaattttttggtgaaaaaaatttgacttataggcgaagatatatggtagctgtatcaataacattgtatcagggctcaccctggatcaaaaatacctgtagcccaaatattagccaaatggaatttttattagccatattgaaaatgctttagccaaaattgttttacctagtactgtatagagtatttatatatgaatatgaaaatgcatctttttcagctaattgtgtacaaactgaaataaatctgaataacaaaaccgtattaccagatcaaaatcaaagacagcaatgggggtaggggcagttaatatattactttgatttttcagctttgggggggggggagggggggttcaCCCCGTACACCTgcccccacttctaaggcctatgacattaaattaacaatcaTACAGAAATATGTGGGTGGGAGAATGTttatggggtgtttttttttttgttttttttcctttttttccccaaataaaaagttttatatagagctcattatttcttgaAATAGCTATCTTTATGTTAGGTTGAATATGTTAGGTTGAATTGCTTCTTTATGTTAGGTtgaattgcattttttttttttttttttttaaagtgacccatcaattccccacccctaacaatttcataatttgcaccatgttgttgctgttgatttcagcgtcgtgttaaatgctttttgtgatttctgcttgtaaaatacctaggctaagaatgctgacttgtatattccatttattaaaaaaaaaaccaacaaatttacggtctttttaaaatccagctaacttattaaatctcacctcacagtcttacaaatctatatctaataaatatgattattgtaaactaattttattcagtgtatgtttaactgcaatttgtataaataccgcatgttcatttcccgcgatctgcatgcgtgctctctaccatgggtacgaaattaacaaagacaaagaaataactgaaactgcagttaggtattcattgctgcgaacaactattgtttttctacaaatttacatccaaGATTTACTCCtttgtaatcgtattgtttaatgtccgcaacaatgtctcttgacacaagggtgtcagctgactgaaGCCTGATGTATTTGTgccgagagctttcctcagttcagccaacgaacgttcttcctaacgttcgtgaactatttgattggtgtctgtcgtgtccatttggtttaacgtgaagtgcacaaaccagtttagcgaacgttttgtttttgcttggtCTGGttgaactcagcccttgggatagccttcatgtctttcggccctgaactggcatgtgtattcaaattgacatgcattgtcggtctgtttttattactctgtttcaaagactttacaaagttaaaataacatgttACAGACTTTGATtttatacatgttgaatgcatgccgttaaaattaataaccgtgattattaaaataagcaaacttCATTAGGCCCATgctgtattctggatgacaTCGTTTCTTGTTActggtcgcgagatcgctattaggcctacgctaattgaatatttggtattattattatgtttgaatgtcggatagattatgtaacagaagacagaaaatggcttagccaaaattttagccaatgCAAATTTTattccccatttttttttttaattagccaatggctaatttggctaccgacagtgCGAGCCCTGACTGTAgaggacaccaacatggacacggggcaagcaGACTTGACAAATTTAACgaagacacacaaaaaataaagtaaatactacaatatactaCTTGCTCCAAAATTTGTGGCAGCACCTGAAAAGGTATCATAAAACATACTAATAGACTTAGCGTGGATCAAATaccatatatgtaatgtattttattggccaaacaagaaaattaataaaatttaaaaactaacaaCCCAGCGAACAGATTCGACATCCCAGGCTTGTGGGAATTTAGGTGGACTGGGGAAACGGGTGGGGGACAAAAatgaataaaggtaaaaatatggcttgtgtccCATCTCCACACTATGGAGGCTGTGATCCCCCGCTAAGTTGTGCACCCTCCCCCCAGATATTATTCCTACAGACCTGGGAACCTGATTCCCtccgaaaaataaaacaatatcaatAGCTGCCCATGACAATCATCACGTAGGCAAAagcaaacttattattatttttaaatatttattaacacgcagtatctccccccccccccaatccttttaaaaacacttatttttatcattttctctttttttattattattatttatttaatttttttaaatgtagtaaaTGTAAAACCAGATTCGACATCCcctcacaaatgaaatgaactgtCCACTGCAGTGCTAATATCACGTGTGCAAAACCAAGCTTATTCTTTCGTTTCATCCTTTTTCTCTCGATTTCACTTCTTTCCTTAGTAAACCGAAGAACTCTCCCTTCTCCATATATACACTCCtgttcattgtttgtttattgtaatcgTTTCCCATTGAACGATTTACAAGGGTTATTGGTTAATAGAaatctattatttaattattattttcattgtagTGCGAATGTCATGTAAACACGTCAAtcgcgatttaaaaaaaaacccacgtgaaataaatatataatcttttattatttgttttaatacttcATAATGTAGCTTAGTGGCAATTGACAACAACCAACGAAAAAAAAGCTTAGAACCTCAAATGAAGTAGCTCGTGCATGTTTTCAGTGTCTGCAGCTACCGCCGATCAACCGTCTTAACaggaaattttcaaattttgcCGACTAGTTTAGATGCCGTCTAGCTTGGTCGGAGTCACCGTTTAGACGCATTTATGGTTGGTTCGCGTACTGTATGTAATGTACAAAGACTGTCAGCTTGTAAAAGTATGTAATGTACAAAGACTGTCAGTTTGTAAAGGTATGTAATGTACAAAGACTGTGTCAGCTTGTAAACGTATGTAATGTACAAAGACTGTCAGTTTGTAAGGTATGTAATGTACAAAGACTGTCAGTTTGTAAAGTATGTAATGTACAAAGACTGTAAGCTTGTAAAAGTATGTAATGTACAAAGACTGTGTCAGCTTGTAAAGGTATGTAATGTACAAAGACTGTAAGCTTGTAAAAGTATGTAATGTACAAAGACTGTGTCAGCTTGTAAAGGTATGTAATGTACAAAGACTGTCAACTTGTAAAGGTATGTAATGTACAAAGAATGTGTCAGCTTGTAAAGGTATGTGATGTACAAAGACTGTCTCGGCTTGTAAAGGTATGTAATGTACAAAGACTGTCAGCTTGTAAAGGTATGTAATGTACAAAGACTGTCTCATCTTGTAAAGGTATGTAATATACAAATACTGTGTCAGCTTGTAAAGGTATGTAATGTACAAAGACACGAGAACATGTAAATTATGGGCTCAATTTCTATTGTTGATATTCTTTATTTGTCACTTGCAATTGCAATTTGGCCTTTGTAAGTAGCTTATATAATAATGGGTATTGTACTTCAGTAGCTTTTTGTACCCAGTTTGGCTCTAGAGGATcttggcagtgggtttcttctcaagcTGTAGACAGTAGAATTTATCACCTTTGTAAGGTATAGGTAAGGCAGTTCTAACCCAAGGGAGAAAATGCAATTTTCAATAATAAATTCTGCAGATTAGAATTGTCATATCTATACTGGACAAaatagagattttttttttctcttactGGTTGATTATAACAATTgaaaagttttttaatttataactcATTAATAAGAAATGCTACAAAAACATTCGCAATAAATAGTCTCCATTATGCAAAGACTTTAAAACTGACCTTAAACTTCTCCATAAACtatctaaattaaaaaatgtatgttttttagaatattaaatATGTGACCTCATGTTTAAATGTGTTCATATGACATCATCCTGCATATTAGcagaatattaaataaaaatcctGATACAACCTGAAGTGGCAAATTGGCAAATATTACAACAAAATCACTGACAAGTGACCTCATGCTTAAATGATGTGTTCATATGACATCACcctgcatatttaaaaatagcatTCACCCTAGAGTAAGATGAAATCTTCTAGTCCAGCGCAGAAGCTGTTTTTAATAATTCCAGTGAAAATAAACGTACAATGTTTGAAGATAACCTAATCAAATTGGcaatcaaacatttggcaatatatatatatatatctatataaaataaaagtatcatacatacagagaatactaaacgagttccTGTACATGTGcatgagaccgtttatattatgAGTGTGTTTTTAATCGTACATTACTAGCAAAAGAGAGTGATGTATGATTAAAAACACGAGTTGTAATATTAACGGTCTCACATGGGAACGAGTGTAGTATtttatcacatgggtatctcttccacTCTGGTGTAATAAAACCTATTCTTTTCTACAGCTGCTTGTGCACCCGGCAGTTACTCCATCACCGGGTATGAACCTTGTAGCAAATGTCCCAAGAACTTCCATGCTCCATCCTCAACTGACAAAAAACAGACAACATGTACTGAATGTTTTTCTGATAGTTTTACTGTAGGAGCTGGAAACACAGACTCAGCGGCTTGTAACagtatgtatatttgtttttgttttgagaagAACATCTATGGATGCAACCGTCAGCTTTTTTTAATAAGTTCAAGGTATaggcaaaacatttatttccatGAAATTCTTGTTTAGTTAATGGATATAGTATGTTGATCTGAACAGTTAACAGTAAATCCATTTATTATCTTTttccattttaaataatttaattgaaaGTAGTGTTTGAAGTTTCATGTTTATTTCACAATAAACAGATACCTGACATGACTCTGTACAGGTGTCAGTTCAACACTTTCTTTGAGATTGGATAATGATTATAACCAAGTGCAAACTTGTCTTTTGTTTTATTGGAGTGTGATACCTTGCTAGCTTTCTCGCAAACAGTGCTGTTATTGTTAATAACATCATTGTCTGATCATGTGACGAGACTGGCTGATCGGCTAAGAATGAATGTCTATAGTGTCAGTGGATTGGTACTATTGTAATGCTGATTTTATAGACAGAGAATACATACTTATGGTGGACTTTATTGTTAAAGACGTCTGAAAGACCTAACATGTAGACTATATGATTtactttcttgtttttattatgtatacgGTCCCAATTAATGCTTTTAAGTAGGTCCAAATTGAAAACAACTGAGACTGAACAATTTTTGTTACATATGGGCAGACCTGTCAACACTCCCAGATTCTTGGGGagactcccggtatttgatcaaatctagTGTGGGGAAAAAACTTTCTCCTGAGAAATTCTTATCttctaagcataaaaaaaaatcaagctactgtggctgtgtattgacattcattGTTGCCAAATacaaaactatccaatttagtcctCTGACGTCTTCCCACTAGATtacataaagcaaatataaCTGAATTTAGTGCCAGAGATGACAGCGATACACCTAATGTGAAAATCACGAAGtaaaaagaccaattagctatataaacaatacttgtatcaGTGAGTTTTGTATGCTTGTACAGTAAAATGTTGTAACAAGAATACACTTCAAgggattatttttgtacaattaataaataatgtgtttgacataaagttactcaaggaaatgggtataattacAGTATATTCCACACGACGTCATTAATGAGTTTTTactattagattttttttcttctaattttcattattattcgtACTTACCTaa harbors:
- the LOC121378230 gene encoding uncharacterized protein LOC121378230 isoform X1, producing the protein MPGNKKRKVAVQATTGRAKRRIAQPARYRSTSEPQPREARIEIEGQRRTEKDDGAPRFREEQRDDGQSMREEERIEVDRRARGGETSIQFETGAGRHGTTVGQVPEADTRSRLDSRQDTSTGLAALTAEANRLLKNSMASQTWNTYKTAEKRLEKFRLQFNLSPLWPVPLEHLIHFIAYLSLEQLSPSTVRTYISGLSNWHRLNGYGDPTKHFVISKLLEGFSRGNTRLDVRSPITLPVLEKIVAALSHVCSSQFETELFATAFKLAFFAFLRVGEITSATRGDISNRAVGVHDVSLIFRLGEHLPYRVKLLIRKSKNDQRGNGYLLYLERFKNENICPVLGVYKYLQSRNKTGSPQLLTHYNGVSVTRYQFNSILKRTLQFINSNGQCYKSHSFRIGAATEAAARGVPEETIKLWGRWRSGAYKRYIRFST
- the LOC121378230 gene encoding uncharacterized protein LOC121378230 isoform X2, with translation MPGNKKRKVAVQATTGRAKRRIAQPARYRSTSEPQPREARIEIEGQRRTEKDDGAPRFREEQRDDGQSMREEERIEVDRRARGGETSIQFETGAGRHGTTVGQVPEADTRSRLDSRQDTSTGRHEVWIIGSSIVHWAGIQAQTRPGGGNLGLQQAGICVKWYGNRGMRWSQLDQFILGKLQHQTPPNSMILQLGSNDMVTVKNRVLIQEITCSVLRLRSLLPSVRIIWSNMLPRLYWHGAEHPKQVDKARKRVNGAVKALVLAEGGGGGGQ